A window of the Hordeum vulgare subsp. vulgare chromosome 5H, MorexV3_pseudomolecules_assembly, whole genome shotgun sequence genome harbors these coding sequences:
- the LOC123395423 gene encoding zinc finger BED domain-containing protein RICESLEEPER 2-like translates to MDQEVDSANNMVAPEYNSGGLSRANPKRLRSKAWEDFTPIFVGGKVAKAECMHCHQVFNSNSSSGTSNLLKHQAMCAPRAQKRPMQRKLMSAGSDPTQKKLSFFPTSQKKCVGTSDARPEKKDLVLLCNDRSKESSQNGSHEELGSPEQNDLALPDVPTDTKTKSQQVDQNGSHDKLGTTEQENDAFPDNPIDKNVKNQSHEELALPEQKGIPTATKQKNQDVGQDGSHGELVRKLSLHGYLPSMMDHGGLRKSVDFLNPMAKMPSYADLISAFLDLFDNEKAKLKEKFAAFCSRVCLSVHVWHYDPLSAFLCLSVHYIDDEWERQQKIITFHAMDDTICIAEELGDAILLAIRDWGLCGKVFSIILDDAFIDDSVASSIKAQLMKENSTCANQSLFVVRYGTHLLDQVIQVGLDEFEKIMEKSANCSKSMMGPNSCTAVRYPNYQYAPSQEDWGEASKMCETLEEFHQHMDTIQHFRGPVHLFNSIEDVKRDLRHGLEGHQDGSFSNMLKKMQQKFQKHWKLCCLHLCMQIVMDPSDGLEHIKSKSYVNDVHDTLLNLFYEYSGQVEDPSCTSGSKTSKEAAVNEDDMPLACCGHYGDKCSRGRPMTELDQYFHEPTYYCRGQTSVLQWWKEHNLTYPTVARMARDILAYHPEAITR, encoded by the coding sequence ATGGATCAGGAAGTTGACAGTGCCAACAACATGGTGGCACCAGAGTACAACAGTGGCGGCCTCTCCCGCGCAAACCCGAAAAGGCTTCGATCGAAGGCGTGGGAAGACTTCACACCCATCTTCGTTGGCGGGAAGGTCGCAAAGGCTGAGTGCATGCATTGCCACCAGGTCTTCAATAGCAACAGCTCAAGTGGCACTAGCAACCTGCTTAAGCACCAAGCCATGTGCGCCCCCCGGGCCCAGAAGAGGCCAATGCAACGCAAGCTTATGTCAGCTGGCTCTGATCCGACACAGAAGAAGCTATCGTTCTTTCCCACTAGCCAGAAGAAATGCGTGGGCACATCAGATGCAAGGCCTGAGAAGAAGGATCTTGTTTTGCTTTGCAATGACAGGAGCAAGGAGAGTAGTCAGAATGGGTCTCACGAGGAACTTGGATCGCCTGAGCAGAATGATCTTGCCTTGCCTGATGTTCCCACCGACACGAAAACAAAgagtcaacaagttgatcaaaatGGGTCTCATGACAAACTAGGTACAACTGAGCAGGAGAATGATGCCTTCCCCGACAATCCCATCGACAAGAATGTAAAGAATCAGTCCCATGAGGAACTTGCATTGCCTGAACAGAAGGGCATTCCTACAGCCACGAAACAGAAGAATCAGGATGTTGGTCAGGATGGATCCCATGGTGAGCTTGTTAGGAAATTGTCCTTGCACGGTTACCTGCCATCGATGATGGACCATGGAGGACTCAGGAAGTCTGTGGATTTCTTGAATCCCATGGCAAAGATGCCATCCTATGCTGACTTGATATCTGCATTTTTGGATTTGTTCGACAATGAAAAGGCCAAGCTAAAGGAGAAGTTTGCAGCCTTTTGCAGTCGGGTATGCTTGAGTGTTCATGTTTGGCACTATGATCCACTCTCAGCATTCTTGTGCTTGAGTGTTCATTACATTGACGATGAATGGGAGAGGCAGCAAAAGATCATCACATTTCATGCCATGGATGATACTATTTGCATTGCAGAAGAACTGGGTGATGCCATATTGCTGGCTATCCGAGATTGGGGTCTTTGTGGAAAAGTTTTTAGCATTATActggatgatgcatttattgatgattcaGTGGCTTCAAGTATCAAAGCACAGCTCATGAAAGAGAACTCAACCTGTGCAAACCAGAGCTTGTTTGTGGTGCGTTATGGAACTCATTTACTTGATCAGGTTATTCAGGTGGGGCTGGATGAATTTGAAAAAATCATGGAGAAATCTGCAAACTGTTCTAAATCTATGATGGGTCCTAACTCTTGTACTGCAGTGCGGTATCCCAACTACCAATACGCACCATCTCAGGAAGACTGGGGCGAGGCGAGTAAGATGTGTGAGACCTTGGAAGAGTTTCATCAGCACATGGACACGATTCAGCATTTTCGCGGTCCAGTCCACTTATTTAACAGTATCGAGGATGTGAAGCGTGATTTGCGCCATGGACTTGAGGGCCATCAGGATGGATCATTTTCCAATATGCTAAAGAAGATGCAGCAGAAGTTCCAGAAACACTGGAAACTCTGCTGCTTACATTTATGTATGCAGATAGTCATGGATCCTTCTGACGGTCTGGAACACATCAAGTCTAAGAGTTATGTCAACGATGTGCATGATACATTGCTCAATCTCTTCTATGAATATTCTGGTCAGGTGGAAGATCCTAGCTGCACTTCTGGGTCTAAAACTAGCAAGGAAGCTGCTGTGAATGAAGATGATATGCCATTGGCATGTTGTGGCCATTATGGAGACAAATGTAGTAGAGGGCGACCAATGACAGAACTTGACCAGTACTTCCATGAGCCAACTTATTACTGTAGAGGCCAGACGAGTGTTCTTCAATGGTGGAAGGAACATAACCTGACCTATCCTACAGTTGCTCGAATGGCACGTGATATATTGGCATACCATCCAGAAGCGATTACGAGGTAG